One genomic window of Quercus robur chromosome 6, dhQueRobu3.1, whole genome shotgun sequence includes the following:
- the LOC126688675 gene encoding proline-rich 33 kDa extensin-related protein-like, with protein MTTTKYFLVLLLGVVLLSTVSLADHHESPKHEHKPPKGEKPPPKHKPPTSLNKEEKPLPEHKPPTPGKGEKPPPHDHHPGRLLLESTSIDGKPPPRGEKPPPKHKPPTPHDKEEKPLPEHKPPKGKGEKPPPEHKPPHKPPTAN; from the coding sequence ATGACTACTACCAAATACTTCCTAGTGTTGCTCCTTGGAGTGGTGCTTCTAAGCACTGTCTCACTTGCTGACCACCATGAATCTCCCAAACATGAGCACAAACCTCCTAAGGGAGAAAAGCCACCCCCAAAACACAAGCCACCAACCTCACTCAATAAGGAAGAGAAGCCATTGCCAGAACACAAACCACCAACCCCAGGTAAGGGAGAGAAGCCACCACCACATGATCATCACCCTGGACGCCTTCTATTGGAGTCTACTTCCATTGACGGCAAACCTCCTCCAAGGGGAGAAAAGCCACCACCAAAACACAAGCCACCAACCCCACATGACAAGGAAGAGAAACCACTCCCAGAACACAAGCCACCAAAGGGTAAAGGAGAGAAGCCACCACCAGAGCACAAGCCACCCCACAAACCCCCAACTGCCAACTAA
- the LOC126690157 gene encoding repetitive proline-rich cell wall protein 2-like, whose translation MSSTSVLVLFLAVVLLTTPSNADYPKPPPYEHKPPTPIQKPPPIEKPPTPIYKSPPVSNPTPEHKPPTPVYQPPKPSVPIHKPPTPISKPPTLPPKVEKPPVYKPPTPVQAPPKVEKPPTSLPPKVETPAPPKHLPSPPYGHYPGHPSVEKGQDPHKPPRKILPPPTPYKKPPSSA comes from the coding sequence ATGTCTAGCACAAGCGTACTAGTGTTGTTTCTAGCAGTGGTGCTTCTCACCACTCCATCCAATGCCGATTACCCAAAACCACCTCCATATGAGCACAAGCCCCCCACTCCAATTCAGAAACCTCCCCCAATTGAGAAGCCACCAACTCCTATTTACAAGTCTCCTCCAGTGAGCAATCCAACCCCTGAACATAAGCCACCAACCCCAGTTTACCAACCCCCTAAACCATCAGTGCCAATTCACAAGCCACCAACCCCAATTTCTAAACCTCCAACTCTACCTCCCAAAGTAGAGAAACCACCAGTGTATAAGCCACCAACCCCAGTTCAGGCACCTCCTAAGGTAGAGAAGCCACCCACTAGTCTACCTCCCAAAGTAGAAACTCCAGCACCACCAAAGCACTTGCCATCACCACCTTATGGTCACTATCCAGGACACCCTTCAGTGGAGAAAGGTCAAGATCCTCACAAGCCACCCCGCAAGATTCTGCCACCTCCAACACCATACAAGAAGCCACCTTCTTCTGCCTAG